In one window of Saccharomyces paradoxus chromosome VII, complete sequence DNA:
- the GTS1 gene encoding Gts1p (Protein involved in Arf3p regulation and in transcription regulation~similar to YGL181W), which produces MRFRSSSHSLKNVDRELKDLINSSENANKCGECGNFYPTWCSVNLGVFLCGRCASVHRKVFGSRDDDAFSNVKSLSMDRWTREDVDELVSLGGNKGNARFWNPKNVPFPFDGDDDKAIVEHYIRDKYILGKFRYDEIKPEDFGSKMDDSDRESDRFAERHRSGSRSRSHSFYKGGHNRSDYGDSRDSFQSSGSRYSRQLAELRDMGFDDTNKNLDALSSAHGNINRAIDYLEKSSSSRNSVSAAAVTSTPPLPRRRATTGGPQPAIFDGTNVITPDFTSNSASFVQAKPAVFDGTLQQYYDPATGMIYVDQQQYAMAMQQQQQQLAQAQAQAQAQAQAQAQAQAQAQAQAQAQAQAQAQAQQIQMQQLRMQQQQQQQQQPQLTYQQMQQGGNLPQGYFYTQ; this is translated from the coding sequence ATGAGGTTTAGGAGTTCTTCCCATAGCTTGAAAAATGTTGACAGAGAGTTAAAGGACTTGATTAATTCTTCCGAAAATGCCAACAAATGTGGTGAATGTGGTAATTTCTACCCAACTTGGTGCTCAGTCAATTTAGGAGTTTTCCTTTGTGGTAGGTGTGCTTCTGTTCACAGAAAGGTTTTCGGTAGCAGGGACGATGATGCCTTTTCTAACGTGAAATCATTATCGATGGATAGATGGACAAGAGAGGATGTTGACGAATTAGTGAGTCTTGGAGGCAACAAGGGAAATGCTCGGTTTTGGAACCCCAAGAAtgttccttttccttttgacGGGGATGATGACAAAGCTATCGTGGAGCATTATATTAGAGACAAATATATTTTGGGCAAGTTCAGGTATGATGAAATAAAGCCTGAAGACTTTGGGTCTAAAATGGATGATTCTGACAGGGAATCTGATAGGTTTGCTGAAAGACATAGAAGTGGGAGCAGGAGCAGATCTCATTCTTTCTATAAAGGGGGCCATAATAGGTCTGACTATGGCGATTCGAGAGATTCCTTCCAAAGCAGCGGAAGCAGATATTCTAGGCAGCTGGCAGAACTCAGAGACATGGGTTTTGATGatacaaacaaaaatttagaTGCATTATCGTCCGCTCACGGCAACATCAATAGAGCAATCGACTATCtagaaaaaagttcaagtTCAAGAAATAGTGTATCAGCAGCAGCGGTAACATCAACTCCACCCTTGCCCAGGAGACGTGCAACAACAGGTGGTCCACAGCCAGCTATCTTTGATGGTACAAACGTAATCACACCGGATTTCACTTCAAATTCAGCATCTTTCGTACAAGCAAAACCAGCCGTTTTCGATGGTACCCTCCAACAGTACTATGATCCCGCTACCGGAATGATTTACGTAGATCAGCAGCAATACGCCATGGCTAtgcagcagcaacagcagcagcttGCTCAGGCTCAGGCTCAGGCTCAGGCTCAGGCTCAGGCTCAGGCTCAGGCCCAGGCTCAGGCTCAGGCTCAGGCTCAGGCTCAGGCTCAAGCTCAGGCTCAAGCTCAGCAGATCCAGATGCAACAGCTTCGGatgcaacaacagcaacagcaacagcaacagccGCAACTGACATACCAGCAAATGCAGCAGGGAGGAAACCTGCCACAAGGCTATTTCTACACACAATAA